One window of the Prochlorococcus marinus XMU1411 genome contains the following:
- the lgt gene encoding prolipoprotein diacylglyceryl transferase, translating into MLILQAFIQSPGETFLNLGFITIRWYGLLISVSVLIGLFVSKKLAKARNINPEYISEILPSLIISSIIGARAYYVIFEWRQYSGENFFTSFKLFNNIIQIPSFLAVWEGGIAIHGGLIGGLISIIYFCNSKKINLKTFIDILVPSIILGQSIGRWGNFFNNEAFGVPTNLPWKLFIPIKNRPLEFLNYEFFHPTFLYESLWNLLIFIILIITFNKQNKTDFFKPGFISCLYLISYSFGRFWIEGLRTDPLCIGGLPPFCDGGIRMAQFISIFLFSSGLIGIFFLRLRTSSGKNRENG; encoded by the coding sequence ATGCTTATACTTCAAGCTTTTATACAATCTCCAGGTGAAACTTTTTTAAATTTAGGATTTATAACTATTAGATGGTACGGACTTCTTATTTCAGTTTCAGTTTTAATAGGCCTATTTGTCTCTAAAAAACTAGCAAAGGCAAGAAATATTAACCCAGAGTACATTAGTGAAATACTTCCATCATTAATAATCTCTTCAATAATAGGAGCTAGAGCTTATTACGTAATTTTTGAGTGGAGGCAATATAGCGGAGAGAACTTTTTTACTTCTTTTAAACTATTCAATAACATCATTCAAATACCTTCTTTTCTTGCAGTTTGGGAAGGAGGCATAGCAATCCATGGAGGTCTAATTGGAGGATTAATATCTATTATCTATTTCTGTAATTCGAAAAAAATTAATTTAAAAACTTTTATAGATATACTAGTACCCTCGATAATTCTTGGACAATCAATAGGAAGGTGGGGGAATTTTTTCAATAATGAAGCCTTTGGAGTTCCTACAAATTTACCTTGGAAATTATTTATACCTATCAAAAATAGGCCTTTAGAGTTTCTTAATTATGAATTTTTTCATCCTACATTTCTCTATGAGTCATTGTGGAATCTTTTAATTTTCATCATCCTTATTATTACCTTTAATAAACAAAATAAAACAGATTTTTTCAAGCCTGGCTTTATTAGCTGTCTTTACTTAATAAGTTATAGCTTTGGAAGATTCTGGATTGAAGGTTTAAGAACTGACCCACTATGTATTGGTGGGCTTCCGCCTTTCTGTGATGGCGGTATTAGAATGGCTCAATTTATAAGTATTTTTCTATTTTCTTCTGGATTAATTGGAATATTTTTTTTAAGATTGAGAACATCTAGTGGGAAAAATAGAGAGAATGGATAA